The following coding sequences are from one Leguminivora glycinivorella isolate SPB_JAAS2020 chromosome 7, LegGlyc_1.1, whole genome shotgun sequence window:
- the LOC125228423 gene encoding lamin-A-like, translating into MMDLKQETISSNDRLQNILQSLSKCKIEFNNEKEEIKRLRENNVKLELELKESRETEKSHRCHLATSREMIGNLQETVSQLVYLKRDIKKLNDDIASKDAIILGLEKDKESIIQKHNATIQELRTSHEKHIEGLTIANERKIQQIQQDFDTSAAQMSCALEELRAKNRDQEASYKDKMNEVVLEYEEKIQRSAALVAQLQEQLSRQAARTDANIDAYRRRLEELEEKLKQSQFKNYLAQSSYPSESQVERPYSMDRDIRDPYDQCSVDLSPVLEVPKKVTATQKTKANTLQVTYYGNKTPSVQRNEKKGQFNITKKRKLYNDKEFLDL; encoded by the exons ATGATGGATCTTAAACAAGAGACTATTTCATCCAACGATCGTCTACAAAACATTTTACAAAGTTTATCGAAATGTAAAATT GAATTTAATAACGAGAAAGAAGAAATTAAAAGGCTACGAGAAAATAACGTGAAACTGGAATTAGAGCTAAAAGAATCACGTGAAACAGAAAAATCACACCGTTGCCATTTAGCGACTTCGCGAGAAATGATAGGAAATCTCCAGGAGACTGTTTCGCAACTTGTATATCTCAAAAGGGACATCAAGAagttgaatgatgatattgcaTCTAAAGATGCTATCATATTGGGACTAGAAAAA gACAAAGAAAGTATTATACAGAAGCACAACGCAACCATCCAAGAGTTACGTACGTCGCATGAGAAACACATCGAGGGACTAACAATAGCTAATGAAAGAAAAA TTCAGCAGATCCAGCAAGACTTCGATACTTCCGCTGCGCAAATGTCTTGCGCCCTCGAAGAGTTGCGAGCCAAGAACAGGGACCAAGAAGCATCTTATAAGGACAAG ATGAACGAAGTGGTATTAGAATACGAAGAGAAAATCCAACGCAGCGCTGCACTAGTGGCGCAATTACAGGAGCAGCTGTCGCGACAAGCAGCTCGGACTGATGCCAACATCGACGCGTATCGAAGG CGACTTGAGGAATTAGAGGAGAAACTTAAACAGAGTCAGTTTAAGAACTATTTAGCGCAGAGTTCATATCCTTCAGAATCTCAAGTTGAAAGACCATATTCTATGGATAGAGATATTAGAGATCCATATGACCAGTGCTCAGTAGATTTGAGCCCAGTACTCGAAGTTCCGAAGAAAGTTACTGCGACTCAGAAAACTAAAGCCAATACTTTGCAAGTGACCTATTATGGGAATAAGACTCCAAGTGTGCAGCGAAATGAGAAGAAAGGACAATTTAATATAACGAAGAAAAGGAAGCTCTACAATGATAAAGAATTTCTAGATTTATAA
- the LOC125228107 gene encoding heat shock 70 kDa protein 14 produces MAAAYGIHLGNSSACLASYTNGAPSVIANDAGDRVTPAIIALNGSEWEIGLPAKSGQAATKAIIKHNKRLMNCEFNEDDLAYVESSSSCRIQNDEKLVYEFETSETKLYSNPDNIATKIYDKLFTIASHSMRDDGDLKLVLAAPLHWSDESRQRIVKCAELAGFDVLQVICEPAAAIMAYNLEDTIEDTNVLVYRLGGSSCDASIVKISGGFISVEKNIFRSDLGGQCLTKDLANYIAQEFKQKWKLDPQESRRAMAKLLNHADNCKNILSTLNSAHVHIESLLDGVDWNQNVSRARFENAISSKIPSYMEPAKKVIEEFNGKISKIVLCGGSMKIPKLQSAIANLLPEAELLSGINPDEVIAIGCARQAGLLLDLPEITLNEPNTEVEFLGKDVYLKYLDQTVKIFKEGSPPFAQNVCNVDVDKDVKTIDFTLHENPDEEQFATETFDIEKLCKPFTLKATLQHSKIVLQVE; encoded by the coding sequence ATGGCGGCGGCGTACGGAATACATTTGGGCAACAGTTCAGCATGTTTAGCATCCTACACAAATGGTGCGCCTTCAGTAATAGCCAACGACGCCGGTGATCGTGTGACGCCTGCGATAATTGCTCTCAATGGTTCAGAATGGGAGATCGGCCTGCCTGCAAAGTCTGGACAGGCGGCTACCAAGGCTATCATAAAACACAATAAAAGATTAATGAACTGTGAGTTCAATGAAGATGATTTGGCCTACGTTGAGTCTTCCTCATCATGCCGTATTCAAAACGACGAAAAGCTAGTGTACGAGTTCGAAACAAGTGAGACAAAACTGTATTCAAATCCTGACAACATTGCTACTAAGATTTATGACAAACTGTTCACTATTGCTAGCCATTCCATGCGAGATGACGGTGACCTGAAGTTGGTATTAGCTGCACCATTGCATTGGTCTGATGAAAGCAGGCAGCGCATTGTAAAATGTGCAGAATTGGCTGGATTTGATGTACTTCAAGTAATCTGCGAACCAGCAGCTGCAATCATGGCTTACAACTTAGAAGATACCATTGAAGACACCAATGTGCTTGTCTATAGGCTAGGTGGGTCATCTTGTGATGCTTCAATTGTCAAAATCAGCGGAGGATTCATCAGtgttgagaaaaatattttccgATCCGATTTAGGTGGCCAATGCTTAACCAAAGATTTGGCTAACTATATTGCACAGGAATTTAAACAGAAGTGGAAGCTAGATCCTCAAGAGAGCAGGAGAGCAATGGCCAAATTACTTAACCATGCCGACAACTGTAAGAACATTTTGTCAACTCTCAACTCTGCTCATGTTCACATTGAGTCTTTATTAGACGGTGTGGACTGGAACCAGAATGTGTCTAGAGCTAGATTTGAGAATGCCATTTCATCTAAAATCCCTTCATACATGGAACCGGCAAAGAAAGTGATTGAAGAGTTCAATGGAAAAATTAGCAAAATTGTTCTTTGTGGTGGAAGCATGAAGATACCAAAATTGCAGTCTGCAATTGCTAACTTGTTACCAGAAGCTGAGCTACTGTCTGGTATCAACCCTGATGAGGTGATCGCCATTGGCTGTGCCCGTCAAGCGGGGCTTTTACTGGATCTACCGGAGATTACACTGAATGAACCTAACACTGAAGTGGAGTTCTTAGGCAAGGATGTCTATTTAAAATACCTGGACCAAACTGTAAAGATTTTCAAAGAAGGTTCACCACCCTTTGCTCAAAATGTTTGCAATGTTGATGTGGACAAAGATGTGAAGACAATTGATTTTACTCTGCATGAAAACCCTGATGAAGAACAATTTGCCACAGAAACCTTTGATATTGAGAAGCTATGTAAACCGTTTACCTTGAAAGCAACTTTGCAACACTCCAAAATTGTTTTACAAGTTGAATGA
- the LOC125228146 gene encoding multiple inositol polyphosphate phosphatase 1-like isoform X1, translating into MGFKLYVITVAVLVIFQDAESESISDDIRNHLGSKTPYRFKYLKDESKIKFPGCESTKMWMVIRHGSRLPSDEDIVGMTTTLKELSQQILSGHEGGKGQLSKEQLSRFANWLSSIDITKEKDLVEEGREEMTQLAKRMHKRFPSIIKSKYNSDTFEFRATPTERAEESAKSFAIGLFDKNAPKVTVTKTSKGDPVLRFYKHCDNWQKQVKKNPNTYAEQKKLGDSLLMNQTLENITQKLGLDNTIDLDTADLIYKTCGFETAWWKDYVSPWCFAFDKDTIKVLEYYHDLKHYLMDGYGNELTSQTACESVKNMFDHLTSKTGPNASFLFAHSGTLLKILTHMSLYKPEAPLTGDFIPEDSVWRLSDIDCFASNLAFVLFECKDGPHILTLHQERVVKLPACKKELCPLDHLQQVFHDTIHNCDHAAICKYNSSNDEL; encoded by the exons ATGGggtttaagttatacgtgatcACAGTGGCTGTGTTGGTTATTTTTCAAGATGCAGAATCTGAATCAATTTCTGACGATATACGTAACCATTTGGGCTCTAAAACTCCATACAGGTTTAAATACCTTAAAGATGAGTCCAAGATCAAGTTTCCCG GATGTGAAAGTACTAAAATGTGGATGGTTATACGACACGGATCTAGGTTGCCAAGCGATGAAGATATAGTAGGAATGACCACTACTCTAAAGGAGTTGTCCCAACAGATTTTATCGGGGCATGAAGGTGGGAAAG gTCAATTAAGCAAGGAGCAGTTATCAAGATTTGCAAATTGGTTGAGCAGCATAGATATAACTAAGGAGAAAGATTTAGTTGAGGAAGGCAGGGAGGAAATGACCCAGCTAGCTAAGAGGATGCATAAGAGATTTCCCAGTATTATTAAGAGTAAATACAATAGTGATACTTTTGAG TTTCGTGCCACCCCCACAGAAAGAGCAGAGGAAAGTGCTAAGAGTTTTGCCATTGGCCTATTTGACAAGAATGCACCTAAAGTTACTGTTACAAAGACAAGCAAAGGCGACCCTGTGTTACGA TTTTACAAACACTGTGACAACTGGCAAAAGCAAGTTAAGAAAAACCCAAATACATACGCTGAACAAAAGAAATTGGGGGATAGCCTGCTAATGAACCAAACTTTGgaaaatattacacaaaaatTGGGTCTCGATAACACTATTGATTTAG ACACAGCAGATTTGATTTACAAGACTTGTGGGTTTGAGACTGCGTGGTGGAAAGACTATGTGTCACCTTGGTGCTTTGCGTTTGATAAGGACACTATAAAG GTACTGGAATATTATCATGATCTGAAGCATTATTTAATGGATGGCTACGGAAACGAACTGACTAGTCAGACAGCCTGCGAATCAGTGAAGAATATGTTTGATCATTTAAC aTCAAAAACCGGGCCGAACGCATCATTCCTCTTCGCCCATTCCGGCACTTTGCTAAAGATCCTTACACACATGAGTTTATACAAGCCGGAAGCACCGTTGACAGGAGACTTTATACCGGAAGACAGTGTTTGGAGACTGTCCGATATTGACTGCTTCGCTTCTAACTTAGCGTTTGTTTTATTTGA ATGCAAAGACGGCCCACACATCCTGACACTTCACCAGGAGCGAGTAGTGAAACTACCAGCTTGCAAAAAGGAGCTGTGTCCCCTGGACCATCTCCAGCAGGTCTTCCATGACACCATACATAACTGCGACCATGCCGCCATTTGCAAATACAATAGTAGCAACGACGAGTTATGA
- the LOC125228146 gene encoding multiple inositol polyphosphate phosphatase 1-like isoform X2, whose translation MGFKLYVITVAVLVIFQDAESESISDDIRNHLGSKTPYRFKYLKDESKIKFPGCESTKMWMVIRHGSRLPSDEDIVGMTTTLKELSQQILSGHEGGKGQLSKEQLSRFANWLSSIDITKEKDLVEEGREEMTQLAKRMHKRFPSIIKSKYNSDTFEFRATPTERAEESAKSFAIGLFDKNAPKVTVTKTSKGDPVLRVLEYYHDLKHYLMDGYGNELTSQTACESVKNMFDHLTSKTGPNASFLFAHSGTLLKILTHMSLYKPEAPLTGDFIPEDSVWRLSDIDCFASNLAFVLFECKDGPHILTLHQERVVKLPACKKELCPLDHLQQVFHDTIHNCDHAAICKYNSSNDEL comes from the exons ATGGggtttaagttatacgtgatcACAGTGGCTGTGTTGGTTATTTTTCAAGATGCAGAATCTGAATCAATTTCTGACGATATACGTAACCATTTGGGCTCTAAAACTCCATACAGGTTTAAATACCTTAAAGATGAGTCCAAGATCAAGTTTCCCG GATGTGAAAGTACTAAAATGTGGATGGTTATACGACACGGATCTAGGTTGCCAAGCGATGAAGATATAGTAGGAATGACCACTACTCTAAAGGAGTTGTCCCAACAGATTTTATCGGGGCATGAAGGTGGGAAAG gTCAATTAAGCAAGGAGCAGTTATCAAGATTTGCAAATTGGTTGAGCAGCATAGATATAACTAAGGAGAAAGATTTAGTTGAGGAAGGCAGGGAGGAAATGACCCAGCTAGCTAAGAGGATGCATAAGAGATTTCCCAGTATTATTAAGAGTAAATACAATAGTGATACTTTTGAG TTTCGTGCCACCCCCACAGAAAGAGCAGAGGAAAGTGCTAAGAGTTTTGCCATTGGCCTATTTGACAAGAATGCACCTAAAGTTACTGTTACAAAGACAAGCAAAGGCGACCCTGTGTTACGA GTACTGGAATATTATCATGATCTGAAGCATTATTTAATGGATGGCTACGGAAACGAACTGACTAGTCAGACAGCCTGCGAATCAGTGAAGAATATGTTTGATCATTTAAC aTCAAAAACCGGGCCGAACGCATCATTCCTCTTCGCCCATTCCGGCACTTTGCTAAAGATCCTTACACACATGAGTTTATACAAGCCGGAAGCACCGTTGACAGGAGACTTTATACCGGAAGACAGTGTTTGGAGACTGTCCGATATTGACTGCTTCGCTTCTAACTTAGCGTTTGTTTTATTTGA ATGCAAAGACGGCCCACACATCCTGACACTTCACCAGGAGCGAGTAGTGAAACTACCAGCTTGCAAAAAGGAGCTGTGTCCCCTGGACCATCTCCAGCAGGTCTTCCATGACACCATACATAACTGCGACCATGCCGCCATTTGCAAATACAATAGTAGCAACGACGAGTTATGA